From Punica granatum isolate Tunisia-2019 chromosome 1, ASM765513v2, whole genome shotgun sequence:
GCTGCTGTTTAAGGTTCTGTTACGGTCATTAGTTTTGTATCCCTCATGGTTCTGACTTACGATATTGAATGTCGTGTACATGTCTGTATCTAAACAAGGCCAATCATGTTATAGAATTCGTGAAAGCCTGAAGAACCTCGAGATTGTGTTTGAGCTATCATGTGCCTGAGAttgagaaggaaaagaaagaaatataatcTGTAACTGATTTCAaaccatcaacatgatctctTCCTCGAAATGGACTCAGCTTATGTCACAGAAATCGGTCAAATTATGTTCTGAGGGCTTGCGATAACTTCAGTAGTCCTCACAGATGGGCTGTAAAGTGTAAACTACTTGCAAACATTCCAAGATGAAAACGTGAATTGAACCTGTCAAAATATGTATCAATTTGCAAAGGCTTATCGACTTGAGTGGGATGCATCTacttggaaaagaaaaggccaaTGACATAGGTGGTTGGAGAACAGCCTCAGCAAAGAATGGAAAAATTTTGAGATATCGGATCAATCATGAAAACCTCCTTGATGATAGCCCGAATCTGAGTAGGTCGAGAGGTGAGTAAGATAACTGACTGGTTGCAGCATCGGGTATCATATAACACGACGGTTGGTCTTTGACACTCCGAGGCAGGTCTTAACTGCTAGGATTGGTTTGATAAAATGAAACAACGCCTTTcctttataaatttaaacCCTTCAATACAAAATCATGGACGAACATTTATGAGCATTGTCCTCTTAAGGGAAAGATACTGATTACGGACAGAGATGCAAAGGGATAATCAAATATAGAAAGCGACTTCCCGCACGTTTTGTTCCCATGTATATCGTCCTACGCTAAAACTAGCAGCTCGAGCCTGCATTTTGCGAGATTATTATTCGATTATAtatcttattatattaatttatatatagatcattggataataattcaattatatTGTGGAtggaataaattaatattatgcaTTAACTAATGTTATGTTACTTCtgttttagaattttcatggTTCAATTAACGCGGTGGTTTAATTAATGAGAATGGTTAatagtaataaataaaagtatttAATTAATGTCACGGCGTATGTGAAGGGTCGGGCCTTGAGGAGTTGAGCATTTGAAGATTGAAGCGACGTCGTTAATAATCTTTTCTCTAttttgcaattatatattatgtatagattCTGATAAATTTTTCggtaaaacaaaataatggACTCAGTAGTATGCCAACGGTGACAATAAATGTATTCGGTAAATCCTTATATTGATTATCTGCAACCACGTCATTACGAGGTTGGGTCATGCAAGATTTTCCGGAATTAAATGCACCCAACTACTCATTAAATGATTGTTCATGACTTATGGGACATTTCAGAGAAGGGGGAATGGGACAATTCCCTTGAAATGGCTTTCCCTTGAAACCAAATTTTAATCAGGACACTGAGAAGACAAGACAGCCTCGGACATGGACTTGAAAGGGGCGAGATCAAGAAAAAATCATGTTCATCATTTGGTTCTCGTTCCTTGTCCCTTACAAGGGCACTTGACCCCCATGTTCCATCTGGCTAATCTCCTTCTCTCCCGCGGCTTCGCCGTGACCGTTATCCAGATCCCATCCCCGAGTTGGAGATCCCTTGATTGCACCCATCCTAATCCTTCCTTCCCTAGCCTCTTCTTCGAACCAATCGCAGATGGTGTCGCGTGCGACGATGATGCCTCCAACGCCGGGGAGGATGTCATGTCCTTCCTGCTGGAGCTCAACTCCAAGTGCAGGGAACCATTCCGGGACTGCCTGGACCGGGTGGCATCCAGTGCACCGAGAGGTTGCATCTCGTGTCTTATTCACGATGCTGTCATGTACTTCCCGGTTGATGTCGTCGAAGATCTCAGTATTCCTAGGTTGGTCCTCAGGACGAGCACCGCCGCTAACTTCCTCGGGCTTTCACTCTTGGACCAGAAAGGCTTCCTTCCACCCCAAGGTACGTAAGGAAATCATCGTGAGAAAACGGTCCTATTCATGTGTGAATTCCATAGCCACGAAATAGACCGTGTGGACTCACTGTGTGATTGGTTCTCATGAGTTCACGCGATTCGAAACTACTCATTTTATTGATTCGATCATGCCACAGGAACTAGACTGGTGGAGATGCTCCAAGAACTGCCGTCGATGAGGGTGAAGGACCTGCCTCTTTTCGATAAATGCAAACAGGCATCGACCGAAGAAGTCCTGATTAAGATCCACAAAGGAACAACGACTGCTTCGGCAATCATATGGAACACTCTCACCTGCCTCGAGCAACCATCGCTCGATAAGATCAGCGCCACCCTCTCGGTTCCGATCTTCCCCATTGGCCCCCTCCACAGGCTGTCGGCGGAGATCATGGTTACTTGGGCCCCCGAAAATCAGAAGATAGAAGAAGGCCGCACAGGCTATAGTGCAGCTACAGATGAGGTTCCGAGGCGTTGGGCTGAAGACAGGAGCTGTATTGAATGGCTGGACTTGCACCCACCCGGGTCTGTGGTCTACGTGAGTTTTGGGAGCTTAGTCACACTATCCGAGAGCGAACTGACCGAGATATCCGAGGGGCTAGCCGAGAGTGGGCGGCCCTTCCTGTGGGTCATCAGGGCCCGTCCGGTAAATTCGGCATCTCTGGAAGCGATACGAGAGCTCACCAACACGAGCAAGAGGGGGAAGATCACAAGCTGGGCCCCGCAGAGAGAGGTCCTGGCGCACCGTTCAGTCGGGTGTTTCTGGACACATAGCGGATGGAACTCAACGTTGGAGAGCATGAGCGAAGGGGTCCCGATGCTGTGCTGGTCGTATGTCGGGGACCAAAGGATTATATCGAGGCTCGTCAGTGGAGTCTGGAAGGTGGGGCTGGAGCTGGAAGTTGATGACGGGATCGACAGCGGGCCTCTCAATGGAAGCAAAGTCGCGAGTGCCATCAAGAGGATAATGTCGGACGAGGAAGGGCGGGAGATGAAGAGGAAGGCCATGGCATTGAAGGAACAGATCGATGTTTCTCTAAGACAAAGTGGCTCCTCCCGTCAGTTCCTAGACAAGTTGGTCGCTTTCATTCATCAACTCGCTTAAAAGCATACACAGTCCGACTTTCTTTTCGCCTATTTTACCGTTCCTACAGATGGCGCGGGCGTTTTCGCTTAAAAGGGTTTGTTTGAATTTatagttgagttgagttgagttttggttttaattagtttgtaatgattgtattgttaaattatgagaaaaagtgtgaaaaattaataaataattgagagaaagtagtgattaagtaatgattgtattgttgaattgtgaaaaagtaatgaataattgataaaatttaatattaaaaattaaattgaatggttaaaaaaattttaaaaataaaaaaagtaataattgtaatgttgaattgaagataggtggaattgagttgagttgaaaattttttgaaaaataaacacaCCCTAAGAGGGTATAAAGTCGACATCATGACGGAGTTCGAACACACTGAACACAGTATCTTATTGTTCTTCTTATACCTTACATAGatctctgtttttctttttttctttttttcctagATGATCTATGATTTGAGAATCATGCGAGTCACTGAAAgggcaaaaataaaaataaaaataaaatctgaaGTTACTTATCGTTATTCGAATTCGCCAGTTAGCTCAGAGATTTGATTTGGGCTTTTCCAAAAGTTGTCTCCTGGCTTGGTTTGCATTGTATAATTTGGGCTTAATGGGCCGAGCCcatgtccttttcttttccttgaaAAAAGGGTACATTTTTTAAGCTCAATCAATCATATGCCAATTTGCCAATTACAAAATCCTGCTGTCTCCAAgaagaaaatttcaattttaaagaaaggaaaaaagaatgaCATAGATGATGTTACACTTAGGCATAAGCTTGGCCTCATGGTATCAATCATGATAAAAATGAAACAATGTGATTATTGAATATATTATGTGTCGAATGACTGTACCTAATAATATTTGCCAAACACTCAATTGTGAGGGCATAAGATTGAGTGTTATATAATTGTAAAcagaattttattaataaaaaaatctcaataTGTTGAATGTTGAATATTGTATATGTAACTTTGTAATTGAATTTGATATCCTATTGCAATAATTTGGACTTCTTATTAGGGTTTTTGCTTTTTGGCGGGGAgggaatggaaaaaataaaataaaaataataaagaaaaagaaaaaaaaagaaaagaaaagaaagggaagtgaggagggagggaggatTCATTATCTTCTTCGCAAAGACAAAATTTTGACGAAACAAAGGGGGAGGGAGACAGAATCCCTCATTCTTTCATGGTTCACGGTCTCTCATGGCGCTTATTCTGAGACCCCCACACCACCTCCGTCTCCGTCTCCGTCTCCGTCTCACTCTCATGGCTTCCCGCCCCATTGCTTACTCTTCTCTTCACTCTCACTCGCACCTCCCTCGGCCCGCCCTCTTCTTCAAGCCCAGGTACCTGTCTCTGCTCTGTTCTTTCGCGTTCCATCTGTTTTTGTGCCTGGTTTCGAAGGTGTCTTGACGAATGAAATGGAGGGTCAGCTTGTTTCCTGCCATATAGCTGTAAAGTATGGAACTTTTTGAGGTTGTAACGCTGTGCACTGCTGTGGAGCAGTGGGGAGTTCAATTTAACCTTGCCTGGTTGTGTAATTGCCTCAGCTGGGTCAATGTTTCTGCTCTTTGGAGCTTCAAGTATTAGTTTTAGTAGTTTGGCAGGCCTTAGTTTGCTCCCTTTTCCTGGCTCTGTAATTTATTCCATTTTGCTGCTTCATGTAGAAACTGTTGGTTTAAAGCTGCTGAAGTATATCTGTATGGTTGATTTTGCAGGGAAAATTATCCATTGAGGACAGTGACCATTTGCTCATCGAGCAGAAAGCTGGGTCCCACGAGGGCATTCATGTCATCCAGCGCCTTGACTGAATCATTTCAGGGAAGCGTGAATTCAAAAGCTTATGGGTCTGAGCAAATTCAGGTAATTCTGCcctaaaaatggaaaaagctGCAATTCTGTGTTAAGTGTGTGCGGGCATTCATATAGTTGTAGACTTGTAGTGTTTAAAGTAACATACAGTGCCATGATGCTTTTTATAACATATATTTAGGTACTGGAGggattggaccctgtgaggaAAAGGCCTGGTATGTACATTGGAAGCACTGGACCACGTGGCCTACACCATTTGGTAGGGCTTTAATTCCCGTGAAGGAAAATGCTGTTGCtgttaaaatttcaattcatCTAGATAATGTTGGATTTTGCTGTCAAATAGGTTTATGAGATTTTGGATAATGCTGTTGATGAGGCACAAGCAGGATTTGCTTCAAACATCGATGTTGTTTTGTGCGCTGATGGTTCGGTCAGCATCACTGATGATGGACGTGGGGTATGGATAGTGTTTCTTCCATGAATATAGTAGCACTGTTTGGTACATTTGACACACAACACCTGAGCATGAATGTCTATCTTCtgcatatataaaagaaatcgTGAGCACGTTTTCTGCAGAACCTGGCatactatatatttttttatggacATCACATACAATATAAAGTATACCTCtatttgttattatattttgGTGATTGTATATTCTTGAGttccatatatgtatatatcttcATAGTTTGCTTCCATAAGCTGATAATTTTCTGCATTTGTGGATTCTTTGCCTGACTCTTGCAATTATGCAATTTTCAGATTCCCACTGATCTTCATCCTGTAACAAAGAAATCTGCTGTGGAGACTGTTCTCACGGTATTACTccattgtaaatttttttcccctttctttttcttttttagatgCTAACGTTGCCTAATGGGGAAGATGGCTTGACTGAATATGGTTGATGTTTGggttgataaataaataaataaaatctggTTTCTGAACCTCTTTTTGCAGTTGCAGTTGCAGTCCTGTAATTTGTATCATGatagataatattttcaatGCTATTACAAGAATCATAATTAAGTTCTTCATGTTTCTGTAAATTGCCTTGAAGAAGGATGTAttttttactaaaaattttaaaatgctCTGATATTAATATCATGTATCCATTGGCTTCTTATTCTTATTTGGGTAGCCTAATCATATCGACCATTGAAAGCTTATGAGTTACCTTGACAATTACGAT
This genomic window contains:
- the LOC116193251 gene encoding UDP-glycosyltransferase 76B1-like, producing MDLKGARSRKNHVHHLVLVPCPLQGHLTPMFHLANLLLSRGFAVTVIQIPSPSWRSLDCTHPNPSFPSLFFEPIADGVACDDDASNAGEDVMSFLLELNSKCREPFRDCLDRVASSAPRGCISCLIHDAVMYFPVDVVEDLSIPRLVLRTSTAANFLGLSLLDQKGFLPPQGTRLVEMLQELPSMRVKDLPLFDKCKQASTEEVLIKIHKGTTTASAIIWNTLTCLEQPSLDKISATLSVPIFPIGPLHRLSAEIMVTWAPENQKIEEGRTGYSAATDEVPRRWAEDRSCIEWLDLHPPGSVVYVSFGSLVTLSESELTEISEGLAESGRPFLWVIRARPVNSASLEAIRELTNTSKRGKITSWAPQREVLAHRSVGCFWTHSGWNSTLESMSEGVPMLCWSYVGDQRIISRLVSGVWKVGLELEVDDGIDSGPLNGSKVASAIKRIMSDEEGREMKRKAMALKEQIDVSLRQSGSSRQFLDKLVAFIHQLA